One part of the Desulfomicrobium macestii genome encodes these proteins:
- a CDS encoding Na/Pi cotransporter family protein yields MLNILVQTLGGLGIFILGMKLMTEGLQMAAGNRIRNVLKAVSDNRVVGFATGAAVTALVQSSSATTVMLISFVSAGLMSLTQAVGVMLGCNVGTTMTAQLIAFKLSNLALPAIALGVPLKYFSTRKKYRYLGEVILGFGLLFFGMTVMGDGLKPLRVEPEFIAFFTKFNAASFGGILLCVATGCGLTMILQSSSATVGLTMALATQGLLDFPSAMALVLGENIGTTITAELATIGASNIDSHRAARSNTMFNVLGVMIMLLIFPWFLQGVEWITQNVMGAEPWDLHVGEEYPHMARYLANGHTLFNLTNALVFLVFLPLLVRVGTWLSPKDKTTGDSLFRQPVFDQHVEDNPVAALAQVRGEIHRMSLTVRAAYNNALECLETRDHRTIRQRQRFEDQVNAMHRAISTFLAKTMQSEINEAISNDIAEQMRVVNNLERIGDAVEAFGLLCEDIVDKELKFNEVAMRDLFIIAAKVDEFLRMISDALIREPEGLMEKAEEAERTIDSMRESMRESHIERLKIGKCGIEGGLTFINLLARLEKIGDYCYSIARSVTSEN; encoded by the coding sequence ATGCTCAATATTTTGGTTCAGACTCTTGGAGGACTCGGCATTTTCATCCTCGGGATGAAGCTCATGACCGAGGGCCTGCAGATGGCAGCAGGCAACAGGATACGCAACGTCTTAAAAGCCGTGTCCGACAACAGGGTGGTGGGTTTTGCCACGGGCGCGGCCGTGACCGCCCTGGTGCAGTCATCCTCGGCCACCACGGTCATGCTCATCAGCTTCGTCTCGGCGGGGCTCATGTCGTTGACCCAGGCCGTGGGCGTGATGCTCGGCTGCAACGTGGGCACGACCATGACCGCCCAGCTCATCGCCTTCAAACTCTCCAACCTCGCCCTGCCGGCCATCGCGCTCGGGGTTCCGCTCAAATATTTTTCCACGCGCAAGAAATACCGCTATCTGGGCGAAGTCATTCTGGGCTTCGGCCTGCTCTTTTTCGGCATGACGGTCATGGGCGATGGGCTTAAGCCGCTGCGGGTGGAGCCAGAGTTCATAGCCTTTTTCACCAAATTCAACGCCGCATCCTTTGGCGGGATACTTCTTTGCGTGGCCACCGGCTGCGGGCTGACCATGATCCTCCAGTCCTCCTCGGCCACGGTGGGTCTGACCATGGCACTGGCCACCCAGGGCCTGCTCGACTTTCCTTCGGCCATGGCCCTGGTTCTTGGCGAGAATATCGGAACCACCATCACGGCCGAACTGGCCACCATCGGGGCGTCAAACATCGACTCCCATCGGGCGGCGCGTTCCAACACCATGTTCAACGTGCTCGGGGTGATGATCATGCTGCTCATTTTCCCCTGGTTTTTGCAGGGGGTGGAATGGATCACCCAAAACGTCATGGGTGCAGAGCCCTGGGACCTCCATGTGGGTGAGGAATATCCCCATATGGCCCGCTATCTGGCCAACGGCCACACGCTTTTCAATCTTACCAACGCTCTCGTTTTTCTGGTTTTCCTTCCTCTGCTGGTTCGGGTGGGAACCTGGCTCTCCCCCAAGGACAAGACCACGGGCGACTCCCTCTTTCGGCAACCGGTCTTTGACCAGCACGTCGAAGATAATCCCGTGGCCGCCCTGGCCCAGGTGCGGGGTGAAATTCACCGCATGTCGCTGACCGTGCGCGCGGCGTACAACAACGCCCTGGAATGCTTGGAGACGCGGGACCATCGCACCATCCGGCAGCGGCAGCGCTTCGAGGACCAGGTCAACGCCATGCACAGGGCCATCTCGACCTTCCTGGCCAAGACCATGCAAAGCGAGATCAACGAGGCCATCTCCAATGACATCGCCGAGCAGATGCGGGTCGTCAACAACCTCGAACGCATCGGTGATGCCGTGGAGGCGTTCGGGCTGCTTTGCGAGGACATCGTCGACAAGGAGCTCAAGTTCAACGAAGTCGCCATGCGCGATCTGTTCATTATTGCCGCCAAGGTCGATGAATTCCTGAGGATGATCAGCGACGCCCTGATCAGGGAGCCCGAGGGTTTGATGGAGAAGGCCGAGGAGGCCGAACGGACCATCGACTCCATGCGTGAATCCATGCGCGAATCCCACATCGAGCGGCTCAAGATCGGCAAGTGCGGGATCGAAGGCGGCCTGACCTTCATCAACCTTCTGGCCCGGCTCGAGAAAATCGGCGATTACTGCTACTCCATCGCCCGCTCCGTGACCTCCGAGAACTAG